From Nitrospirota bacterium:
ACAGCGCCAGCCGGGGTCTGAACCACGTGCGAACCGGAAAGGGAGGGGACGACCTTGCCCCACTTGAGCCGGCGTCTCGGGGCTTTTCGCAGGGACTGGGAGGTCTCGTCCCAGACGTAAAACTTCTCCGCTCCGACGCGTTCCTTCTCTGAGGCGGCCGATCGATCGGTTTCAGGCTTGAAGTCGCTATCGCGAAGGAACCGGCGGGTGTCCTCTCTCACCAAGAGGGGGAGGTCCGTTTGCTCGCGGATGAAATCGGCGTTCTGCAAGTTCTCATCGATGATGGTTTTGCACAGGCCCAGCGCCAGGGCGGCATCCGTGCCCGGCCGGATCGAGAGCCATTGGTCAGTGTGGATGGACGACGCATTCAGGTCGGGGGCGATGGAAACGATTCGCGTTCCCTTGTACCGGGCCTCGTTTAGAAAGTGGACGTTCGGAATTTGCGTGTAGACGGGATTGCATCCCCAGATGAGGATGATGTCGGAATTGAACCAGTCGTCCGCCGATCGTTCGCAGATGACGTTGCCGAACGTGACGGCCGCCCCGTGGTGGGCGTCCCCGATCTCGGGGTTCATATCGAGGGTGACTTGGTCCAGGTGGACGGCCAGTTTCATCTGGCCCGCGGTGAAGGTGCCCATCGTGATCAGGGGGCCGATTTCCCAGACGATCGTGTCGGAGCCGTCCTGGAGCGTTGTGTCGATGACCGCATCGGCGATTTCGGTCAGCGCCTCGTCCCATGAAATTCTTTTCCATCGGCCGCTGCCGCGTTCGCCGATCCGTTTCAGCGGGTACTTGACCCGAGTGGGCTCGTACATGCGCTGGCTGTAGCAGACCCCCTTTTGACAGCCACGCGGGTTGAAGTCGGGGACGCCCGCATGGGTCTGCGGATACTCCCCGGCCTGTTCTTCGCGGAGCACGATCCCGTCCTTCACGTAGACGTCATAGGCGCAATGGGCCTGGTACCAGCAGTTGACGAAGTGAGTGGAGCGAACGGTCTTGTCCCAGGTCCATTTGGAGCGGTAGAGATCTTGGAAGCTGTGGTACGTGGCTCGTGGCTCGTGGCCCGTGGCTCGCGGTTTACCGGAATCAGGCGAGACACAAGAGGGGGTGAGATGGAGGAGGGTAAGGCTGAGTGCGCCTGTCCCCGTCAGCTCGAGAAATTCTCTACGTTCCATAGTGCAGTTCGAAAACCCCGCGGCCGGCGCCGTCCTTTCCCTCAAAGCGAGAGGCGTGGTCGTTCAGGCCGGTGACCGACTGCCGGAGTTGGGGGTCCAGACGAGAATTCCACGATTCGCCCTCGACGACCGAAGGGCCGCGATCCGTTCCGTGGTAGACGCCGTTCAGCCCATCGTACAGGCCTCCTCGGAGATACACAGTAGAAAAGGGAGTTACAGTTATTTCCTCGATATGACTTGAAGTGTGAATTCTCAGGTGTGCCTTCTGAAAACGAGCGGACTCCGGATCAAGGATCACGTCGTGCTCGACGTCGATAATGGGAGTCACGCGGCCGTCCTTCTCCGTGATGAATCCCGTGAAATGGCGGTTTCCACCTCCGGGATCGTGAGTGCCGAAATACCAGAATTGTCGGTTCGGCGTACTGAATAACACCCAGTAGAGCAGAAAGCCCCAGTGAAGTTTCTGGAAAGCACCGAGCCATTCGAGTTCCCCGCCGCCTCCGATTCCCGGGCGAACTCCCCAAGACCGATCCCGACCGGCCCACCAGGAGTCTGGACGGACATCGATCTTCCGGGAGCCGAGGCGAATGACGCCCCGCGGACGGCCGGTTTGAGCGAAGGTACACCATCGGATGGGAAGGCTATTGACCGTTTCCGGCTCTCCATGAGGCAAGGTGTGTGGGGCCGGTTGCAGGTCGGAGTCGAATTCGATCTCGTAAGAGAAATCCGCTGCGCCGGAATTCGATGCGAAGAGCCATTTCCGCCCGCCGCTCTTGATCTCGGCCCGAACGGGTCCCACTCGGAGATCGGAACCGGAGCATCCGGGGCGGACGGCTGCCCGCAGGTTGTACTGGATATTCGAATCGACGAGCAGGGCGAAGGCATCCATGGTGCCCAAGTTCGGGTAGACGCCGATCCCCTGCCCAAGGGCGTATCGGCCGTCGTGCGAATGCACGTTGAGCCAGTAGCGCTCGAACCATCGAAGATCCGCGGCGCTGACGTTGGGCCACCGATCCGAGGGGAAGTGTCGAAACTCATCGTCCAAGAACACTAGTCCCAAAGGACCTCTCCGACTTTGATCCACTCTTTTTCACGTTCGACGAGTTGGGCGAGGGATTTCTCCGCCTCGGAGCGAAGGGCGGCCGGCAGGGCCTGAAGAAGTGTGGCGATTCGTTCTTTGACCTTGGAGTTGATCTCCCACATGGCCGAAAGGTCGACACCCAGGGCGGACGGCTGCGGGGGGTTGTTGGAGATCTTGGAAAGCAGTGCGGTGAGTTCCCGGTTCTCCTCCGCGAGGAACAAATGGGCCTTGTCCCATCGCTGTGCCGCGTGTTCGAGGAGCACCATGAGGCTGAGGAGGTTTTCCATGACGGCGGGCTGTTCGGGATGGTTCGGGTGTTCGGCGACGAACGGGAACACGACTTCCTGAATGATGCGCTTTGTACCGTTGATGATGTCGCCGATTGTGGGGCGCATGGTCAGTTGGAAATGAGGCTTAGGGTGTCCTCGACAATGCGGGGAATGAGAAATCCCAGGATGCCGAGCTGCGCGGAGGGTCGCGTACCCTCGCAGAAGACGCGGACTCCGGAAAGAAAGATGGCGGTCGTCTTGACGTTCGCGAGGACGCGATAGAATCGGAACTTGCCAGGATCGACTTCCCGGCCGGAACGCCGGGCGTATTCCCGGCAGAACTCGTCAACGGGCAGGAGGCCCGATGCCCAGCCGTCGCGGTTCGCCCAGAACTTCAGGCAGGCCCAGGCCACGTCTTCGACAGGATCGCCGAGATGCGTGAGCTCCCAATCCAGCACGGCATGAAGAGTGCCGGCGTCGTCATAGAGGTAATTCCCCGAGCGATAATCTCCGTGGACGATGGTGACTTCTCCTTTTTTGGGAAGGTGTTCGTTCAGCCAGCGGAGGGCGAGATCGACGGGGGGGAGCGGTTCCGTCCGGTCTTTCAAATAGACCTTCGTCCAGAGATCCACCTGCTGTTGGGCTGCCGCGCGCCCATTTTCCGGGACTTTGAAGACCGTGCCGAGGCCGCAGTTCCTCCAATCCACCGCGTGGATGTTGCATAGGAGTTGAATGAACTGATCCGCCAGTTTCGTTTTCAACTCCGCCGGCTCGTAGCTCGGAAGCGTGCTGGTTGGAGAGGCGTGGCCTTCCATGCGATGCATGATGATCGATGGGCGTTCAAGCCGGGAGCCGTCCGCATCGAGCCAGTAGACGCGGGGTGCGCGCACGGGGAAGCGTTCCAGTGTTTTCAGGAGCGCGAACTCGACGGTGCGGTCGGTGGTGACGCCCGCTTCAAGGAGCGATTTCGGCGGATCGCGGCGGAGGATGCAGGCGCGCCGCTCGCCGATCGCCCCGTTGGCCGGGACCAGGTCGAATACCCAATTCTCGCGCGAGGCGCCGGCGGATCCCGTCCCAAGGCGGCGCAGACCTTCGACCCTGGGGGCTTGTCCGGGTGGGGAACTCTCGGTGATGAACCTGGAGATCCGCTCCTGGAGATCCATCAGCCAATTTTCACCACGTCCAGCGTCTGCATGCGCGGAGTGTGGGAAGGGGCCGCGTAGTAGGCCCGGTAGTAGAGATGGCCGAACTCGCCGGCGAGGTGAAGCGCCTTGTACGGGGAGGGCACGATCTCCTGATTTCCACGGCCATCCTTGAACTGGTACGGCTCCCAGGCGTGGTAGCAAATGACCTGGCCCGGCTTCACGGCAGGCGAAATCTTCACCATGGCGATGAAGGAACCGACGTCGTTCAGAAGTTTGGCGCGCTCGCCGTCCCGGATTTTTCGAGAGCGCGCATCCTCGACGCTCATGTACACCACCGGCTCGCCTCGTTGCAGCCGCATCATGTGGCGCTGGTCGCGCCAGATGGAGTGGATGCTCCATCGGGTGTGTCCGCCCGAGAGCCGGAGCGGGTATTTCCCACCGGCGTCCGGCGCGGGCTTGTGCATCGGCAGATGTTCACCCGCTTCCAGGTACCAGTCGTGATCGATGTAGAATTGCTGACGGCCCGTCATCGTCGGATACGGTTCTTTGCCTTCGCGGTTCCATTGGAGCGGGTAGACGGTCTTTCCGTCCTCATAATCGCCGCAGACGTGGTTCAGGAGCATGTAGCCCCCGGTGTGCTTGATCCGCACGGCGCCGCGGCGCGACAGTTCCTTCCAGTCGGTGCCCCGGATAGGTTTGGATCGTTCCAGGATCCAGTCCATGGCCCGATCGGCGTTTCCCTCGGTCAGTTTGCCTTTGTGCGTGAACCGCTCGTAGATCCGGCTCAGATCGTGCTCGTTGCCCAGAAGATTCCGGTACGGTTTCACGCCTTGTGCCCTCGCCCGTTCCTGAATCTTCTTGGCCAGGAGCGCCGCGATGTCCCACTCCCGTTTCGATTCGTGGAGCGGCGGCACCGCCTGGTCGCCGGCGATGATGTAGGGAACGTAGCTCATCGTGAACTTGATGCCGGTCTTCTCGTAGTAGCCCGCGCAGGGGAGGACGATGTCCGACCAGAGGGTGGACGTGGACATTCGGACGTTCAGGGAGACGATGAGATCCAGCTTGGGCCAGAGCACTTCCCGGATCCGGGTTGGCGAAGGCCATCGGCGCAGTGGATTGACGCCGGAGAAGACGAGAACCTTGGGATCCTTTCCGGGGGGGGGGTAGACCGGCATCCAGTCCTTTTTGATGGATTCCGTCATGCAGTCGGCGTGCGGGCGCTTGAAAGTGGGATCATTGTAGTCCTTTCGGTCGGACACTTGGGAGAGGCCGCCGTGGACGTTGAGCCACGGAATCAGAGGCGTGTGAAGGCTGTACTGGCGCGTGAGGACCTTCATGAGGTCGTCGTTCCGGCGGGCGGTCGAGCGGATCCAATTGGGCGCCCGGGCGAGACTTTCCAGCGCCGGGTGGACCATCGCAGGAAGCATGTGAGCGAGGTCGAACGCGAGAAGTTCGAATCCGTGGAGCGTCCACCACGCGCCCACCCGCATGCCCGCGCCCGGTTTACCGAAGTTGCCGGTGAGGGCAAGAACGAGGAGGGCGGCCCTTTGCATGAGATCGCTGTGGTAGTGTTTGCACGCGCCCCAGGACATGAAGATCATGGCCGATTTTGCGGCAGCGACTTCGCGCGCCATGGCGACGGTTGTATTCGGATGGATTCCGGTGATGGACTGGACGTGTTCGGGGGTGTAGGGGGCCAGCCGTTCCTTGAGGAGTTCGAAGACCGGCCGGACGGCGACGCTTTCGCCGCCCTTGAGCGTCACGGCGAAGGATCCTTCGAGAGCGGGATCCAGGTCACCCAGTCGGATGGAATAGAAATGACGTGAACCGAGGGCCTGGATGGCCTTCGTCACGCTTAACTTGTCGTGGACCGGTTTCGGGTTGCCTTCGACGCCTGGGGCGGAGGCGGGGCGATTTTTCCGTGTGTCCCACATGAAATACTCCGTGTCACGGCCCCGTTTTGAGAGGTCCGAGCCGCGGAGGAGTTTCCCCGTGTCGGATCGTACGAGCAGCGGGAGGTCCGTCTGTTCCTTGATGACGTCCGCCTTGAAAAGATTCTCTTTGATGATGATGTGCGCGAGTCCGAGTCCGAAGGCGGCGTCCGTTCCGGGATTGACGTTGACCCAGCGGTCGGCGTGAATGGCGGTGGCGTTGAGGTCGGGAGAGATGTGGACCACCCTGGCGCCCTTGTATCGGGCCTCGGCCATGAAATGATATTCCGGGATGCGTGTGTAGGCCGGATTGCCGATCCAGGCGATGATGTAGTCCGAGTTGAACCAATCATCCGACGTGCCGTCCATGTTGTAGAGGCCGAGGGTTTGGACGACGCCCATCGGCAGGTCCCCCACGCCCGCCCAGGAGTCCAGCATGGTGGTGCCCATGAGGGCGAAGAGTCGAATTTCGCCCGCGGTGTCCGGCCCCATGTCGATCTGCGTGGTGCCGTGATCGTAGACGACCGTGTCCGAGCCGTGCTTCGCGCAGGTGTCGATGAGCTTGTCGGCAATTTCGGTGAGGGCTTCGTCCCAACTGATCCGTTTCCAGCGGCCGCTGCCTCGCTCGCCCACCCTCTTGAGTGGATACTTGATCCGGGAGGGCGCATAGGTGAGATCCGAATAGCAGGCGCCCTTGTTGCAGCCTCTCGGATTGAAGTCGGGCGTATCCGGGTTCGTTTGGGGGTAGATGGTGTTTTGTTCCTCGCGGATGACGACGCCGTCGCGAACGTAGAGGTCCCAGGAACATGCCGCGATACAGTCCGTCCGGAGATGAGTGCCTTTGACGATTTTGTCCCACGACCATTTCGTTCGATAGAGATCTTGCCAGCCACCGTACGACGGACGAGAGGCGGGAGGCGAGAGGCGCGAGGTGGTACTGGTGGGTCCGGAGCATGCGCCGGCTTGGAACGCTGAGAGAGCGAGGGCGCTGGTTCCCGCGAGTTCGAGGAACTCCCGGCGTCTCATGTGGCCCGCAGGTAGCCGAGGTCTTGTTTCATGAATCGTTCCGTCATCTCCACGAGGGTGGCGTAGAATGGCGGTGGTTTCTGCCCGGCGAGTTTCTTGGCGAGCAGAGGCAGCCAGCGAACCGGTTGGCGGTCGAGAAAGTCCGACTGGGCGTGCCGAAGGGATTGGATTGATTCGGGGTCCGCAGGGGCCTGGGCCTCCTGAAAACTGAGGAAGT
This genomic window contains:
- a CDS encoding phosphotransferase family protein, producing the protein MDLQERISRFITESSPPGQAPRVEGLRRLGTGSAGASRENWVFDLVPANGAIGERRACILRRDPPKSLLEAGVTTDRTVEFALLKTLERFPVRAPRVYWLDADGSRLERPSIIMHRMEGHASPTSTLPSYEPAELKTKLADQFIQLLCNIHAVDWRNCGLGTVFKVPENGRAAAQQQVDLWTKVYLKDRTEPLPPVDLALRWLNEHLPKKGEVTIVHGDYRSGNYLYDDAGTLHAVLDWELTHLGDPVEDVAWACLKFWANRDGWASGLLPVDEFCREYARRSGREVDPGKFRFYRVLANVKTTAIFLSGVRVFCEGTRPSAQLGILGFLIPRIVEDTLSLISN
- a CDS encoding molybdopterin-dependent oxidoreductase; translation: MRRREFLELAGTSALALSAFQAGACSGPTSTTSRLSPPASRPSYGGWQDLYRTKWSWDKIVKGTHLRTDCIAACSWDLYVRDGVVIREEQNTIYPQTNPDTPDFNPRGCNKGACYSDLTYAPSRIKYPLKRVGERGSGRWKRISWDEALTEIADKLIDTCAKHGSDTVVYDHGTTQIDMGPDTAGEIRLFALMGTTMLDSWAGVGDLPMGVVQTLGLYNMDGTSDDWFNSDYIIAWIGNPAYTRIPEYHFMAEARYKGARVVHISPDLNATAIHADRWVNVNPGTDAAFGLGLAHIIIKENLFKADVIKEQTDLPLLVRSDTGKLLRGSDLSKRGRDTEYFMWDTRKNRPASAPGVEGNPKPVHDKLSVTKAIQALGSRHFYSIRLGDLDPALEGSFAVTLKGGESVAVRPVFELLKERLAPYTPEHVQSITGIHPNTTVAMAREVAAAKSAMIFMSWGACKHYHSDLMQRAALLVLALTGNFGKPGAGMRVGAWWTLHGFELLAFDLAHMLPAMVHPALESLARAPNWIRSTARRNDDLMKVLTRQYSLHTPLIPWLNVHGGLSQVSDRKDYNDPTFKRPHADCMTESIKKDWMPVYPPPGKDPKVLVFSGVNPLRRWPSPTRIREVLWPKLDLIVSLNVRMSTSTLWSDIVLPCAGYYEKTGIKFTMSYVPYIIAGDQAVPPLHESKREWDIAALLAKKIQERARAQGVKPYRNLLGNEHDLSRIYERFTHKGKLTEGNADRAMDWILERSKPIRGTDWKELSRRGAVRIKHTGGYMLLNHVCGDYEDGKTVYPLQWNREGKEPYPTMTGRQQFYIDHDWYLEAGEHLPMHKPAPDAGGKYPLRLSGGHTRWSIHSIWRDQRHMMRLQRGEPVVYMSVEDARSRKIRDGERAKLLNDVGSFIAMVKISPAVKPGQVICYHAWEPYQFKDGRGNQEIVPSPYKALHLAGEFGHLYYRAYYAAPSHTPRMQTLDVVKIG